One region of Zingiber officinale cultivar Zhangliang chromosome 7B, Zo_v1.1, whole genome shotgun sequence genomic DNA includes:
- the LOC122005612 gene encoding uncharacterized protein LOC122005612 isoform X1: protein MRFVIAFGAHFDLGFYLHELVVCMGVISPSKLRIKLLGTRSGAQKKEGGNSPSRASPSKLEEMEHSKSSLLAEDFEEEVGFKESKGATSLSAIVNSEVPRLELSVKNVLSYSQGDQTPSFRKDFLSKVKVDICCNKTRDAVKSDPMLADSTSNLNTVHPVQIPEDGIAHDGVNDNGSVRSFEFHKGDRLLQQQVASPLLKNLPSKWNDAERWILHRQIMHLKPNVPKKVVGQNLGCLEVVSNKLAPEYRNVERHSFLQEADSKYGSVNKSASQTVTEKFSFTPTSSPSNLNSTTGASGLTDLSSVTSCYSKPNAPENPTTNISGTPDFQSVSMRDVGTEMTPIPSQDPSRTGTPVGATTPIRSPLSSTPSSPKKETPPSTPAGSNTQDELKMQKNVSNIELSDKDVQLKTRREIAALGIQLGKLNIASWASKDDKEHTSSSLDSERIKISEFEARAVAWEESQKSVYTFRYSREEAKIQAWEDHQKAKYEMKLRRIEAQAEWMKAQAQGKMVKKLAVTHRRVEQKQALAEAKRKRQATRTAKQAEQIRRTGHISMLHFWCCSWFC, encoded by the exons ATGCGATTTGTGATAGCTTTTGGTGCTCATTTTGATCTGGGTTTCTACTTGCATGAGCTAGTAGTATGT ATGGGAGTCATTTCTCCCAGTAAGCTCAGGATTAAATTATTAGGCACTCGCAGTGGTGCTCAAAAGAAGGAAGGAGGGAATAGTCCGTCTAGAGCATCTCCTTccaagcttgaggaaatggagcaCTCCAAAAGCAGCCTATTAGCTGAAGATTTTGAGGAAGAAG TTGGGTTTAAAGAGTCCAAGGGTGCTACTTCTCTGAGTGCTATTGTAAACTCAGAAGTTCCAAGATTGGAGTTGTCTGTCAAGAATGTTCTTAGCTATTCTCAGGGAGATCAAACTCCATCCTTTCGGAAGGATTTTCTTTCCAAAGTCAAAGTTGATATCTGTTGCAATAAGACTCGAGATGCTGTTAAATCTGATCCTATGTTGGCTGATTCAACCAGCAATTTGAACACAGTCCATCCAGTGCAAATACCAGAAGATGGAATAGCCCATGATGGTGTTAATGACAATGGTAGCGTTCGCAGTTTTGAGTTTCATAAAGGGGACAGACTGCTGCAGCAGCAAGTGGCTAGCCCCTTGTTGAAGAATCTTCCGTCGAAGTGGAATGATGCTGAGAGATGGATACTTCATCGACAAATTATGCATTTAAAGCCAAATGTTCCAAAGAAGGTTGTTGGGCAAAACCTGGGGTGCCTGGAAGTTGTTTCCAATAAGCTTGCACCAGAGTATAGGAATGTAGAAAGACATTCTTTCTTACAGGAAGCAGATTCAAAATATGGCAGCGTGAACAAATCTGCATCACAAACTGTGACCGAGAAGTTCTCTTTTACTCCTACTTCTTCACCATCCAATTTGAACTCCACAACTGGAGCAAGTGGGTTGACAGATTTATCTTCTGTTACCAGTTGCTATAGCAAGCCCAATGCCCCAGAAAACCCTACAACTAATATATCTG GTACACCTGATTTTCAGTCTGTTTCAATGAGAGATGTTGGAACAGAGATGACACCCATTCCAAGCCAGGACCCTTCGAGGACTGGAACACCTGTTGGTGCAACGACTCCCATCAGAAGTCCACTTTCTTCAACTCCATCAAGTCCAAAAAAAGAAACACCACCCTCGACCCCTGCTGGTTCAAATACACAGGATGAGTTAAAAATGCAAAAGAATGTCAGCAACATAGAATTGTCTGATAAAGATGTGCAATTGAAAACAAGAAGAGAGATAGCCGCCCTTGGAATTCAACTTGGTAAGTTGAACATTGCTTCCTGGGCTAGTAAAGATGACAAAGAGCATACTTCTTCCAGTCTAGACTCAGAAAGAATAAAAATATCAGAATTCGAAGCCCGTGCAGTTGCATGGGAGGAATCCCAAAAATCTGTATATACTTTCAG GTATAGTCGTGAAGAGGCTAAAATACAAGCATGGGAGGACCATCAGAAAGCAAAATATGAAATGAAACTGAGGAGAATTGAG GCCCAAGCTGAATGGATGAAAGCTCAAGCACAAGGCAAGATGGTTAAGAAACTTGCAGTGACACATCGACGGGTAGAGCAGAAACAAGCACTTGCTGAAGCGAAGAGGAAGCGACAGGCTACCAGAACAGCTAAACAGGCAGAACAGATTCGTCGAACCGGTCACATATCAATGCTGCATTTCTGGTGCTGTAGTTGGTTTTGCTAA
- the LOC122005612 gene encoding uncharacterized protein LOC122005612 isoform X2, with translation MEYERIHKVQMGVISPSKLRIKLLGTRSGAQKKEGGNSPSRASPSKLEEMEHSKSSLLAEDFEEEVGFKESKGATSLSAIVNSEVPRLELSVKNVLSYSQGDQTPSFRKDFLSKVKVDICCNKTRDAVKSDPMLADSTSNLNTVHPVQIPEDGIAHDGVNDNGSVRSFEFHKGDRLLQQQVASPLLKNLPSKWNDAERWILHRQIMHLKPNVPKKVVGQNLGCLEVVSNKLAPEYRNVERHSFLQEADSKYGSVNKSASQTVTEKFSFTPTSSPSNLNSTTGASGLTDLSSVTSCYSKPNAPENPTTNISGTPDFQSVSMRDVGTEMTPIPSQDPSRTGTPVGATTPIRSPLSSTPSSPKKETPPSTPAGSNTQDELKMQKNVSNIELSDKDVQLKTRREIAALGIQLGKLNIASWASKDDKEHTSSSLDSERIKISEFEARAVAWEESQKSVYTFRYSREEAKIQAWEDHQKAKYEMKLRRIEAQAEWMKAQAQGKMVKKLAVTHRRVEQKQALAEAKRKRQATRTAKQAEQIRRTGHISMLHFWCCSWFC, from the exons ATGGAGTATGAGAGGATTCACAAAGTTCAG ATGGGAGTCATTTCTCCCAGTAAGCTCAGGATTAAATTATTAGGCACTCGCAGTGGTGCTCAAAAGAAGGAAGGAGGGAATAGTCCGTCTAGAGCATCTCCTTccaagcttgaggaaatggagcaCTCCAAAAGCAGCCTATTAGCTGAAGATTTTGAGGAAGAAG TTGGGTTTAAAGAGTCCAAGGGTGCTACTTCTCTGAGTGCTATTGTAAACTCAGAAGTTCCAAGATTGGAGTTGTCTGTCAAGAATGTTCTTAGCTATTCTCAGGGAGATCAAACTCCATCCTTTCGGAAGGATTTTCTTTCCAAAGTCAAAGTTGATATCTGTTGCAATAAGACTCGAGATGCTGTTAAATCTGATCCTATGTTGGCTGATTCAACCAGCAATTTGAACACAGTCCATCCAGTGCAAATACCAGAAGATGGAATAGCCCATGATGGTGTTAATGACAATGGTAGCGTTCGCAGTTTTGAGTTTCATAAAGGGGACAGACTGCTGCAGCAGCAAGTGGCTAGCCCCTTGTTGAAGAATCTTCCGTCGAAGTGGAATGATGCTGAGAGATGGATACTTCATCGACAAATTATGCATTTAAAGCCAAATGTTCCAAAGAAGGTTGTTGGGCAAAACCTGGGGTGCCTGGAAGTTGTTTCCAATAAGCTTGCACCAGAGTATAGGAATGTAGAAAGACATTCTTTCTTACAGGAAGCAGATTCAAAATATGGCAGCGTGAACAAATCTGCATCACAAACTGTGACCGAGAAGTTCTCTTTTACTCCTACTTCTTCACCATCCAATTTGAACTCCACAACTGGAGCAAGTGGGTTGACAGATTTATCTTCTGTTACCAGTTGCTATAGCAAGCCCAATGCCCCAGAAAACCCTACAACTAATATATCTG GTACACCTGATTTTCAGTCTGTTTCAATGAGAGATGTTGGAACAGAGATGACACCCATTCCAAGCCAGGACCCTTCGAGGACTGGAACACCTGTTGGTGCAACGACTCCCATCAGAAGTCCACTTTCTTCAACTCCATCAAGTCCAAAAAAAGAAACACCACCCTCGACCCCTGCTGGTTCAAATACACAGGATGAGTTAAAAATGCAAAAGAATGTCAGCAACATAGAATTGTCTGATAAAGATGTGCAATTGAAAACAAGAAGAGAGATAGCCGCCCTTGGAATTCAACTTGGTAAGTTGAACATTGCTTCCTGGGCTAGTAAAGATGACAAAGAGCATACTTCTTCCAGTCTAGACTCAGAAAGAATAAAAATATCAGAATTCGAAGCCCGTGCAGTTGCATGGGAGGAATCCCAAAAATCTGTATATACTTTCAG GTATAGTCGTGAAGAGGCTAAAATACAAGCATGGGAGGACCATCAGAAAGCAAAATATGAAATGAAACTGAGGAGAATTGAG GCCCAAGCTGAATGGATGAAAGCTCAAGCACAAGGCAAGATGGTTAAGAAACTTGCAGTGACACATCGACGGGTAGAGCAGAAACAAGCACTTGCTGAAGCGAAGAGGAAGCGACAGGCTACCAGAACAGCTAAACAGGCAGAACAGATTCGTCGAACCGGTCACATATCAATGCTGCATTTCTGGTGCTGTAGTTGGTTTTGCTAA